The segment GGCAAATCCAAGACTCTGAAAATGCCCAGAGCTTGGTCGGGTCGGGTTTGGGGTCGGACCCTCTGCTCCAACGAACCCTCCACTGGTAAATTCACCTGCGTCACCGGAGACTGCGGGTCCGGTAAAGTGGAATGCGCCGGAGCGGGTGCAATACCGCCGGCGAGTTTAGCGGAGTTTACTCTAAACGGAGATCAGGGCTTGGATTTCTATGACGTCAGCCTTGTGGATGGGTACAACCTTCCGATGCTCATAGTTGCTAAAGGAGGTACAGGGGGATGCAGTGCGACGGGATGTTTAGTGGATTTGAACGGCGCGTGTCCGAGAGATTTGAGGGTTGCGAGTGGGGGTGAAAGTGTTGGATGTAAGAGCGCGTGTTTGGCGTTTAATGATCCGATTTACTGTTGCAGTGAAGCGTATAATACGCCTGACACGTGTCACCCTTCGAGCTACTCGCTCTTTTTCAAGCACGCGTGCCCACGCTCTTATAGTTATGCTTATGATGATAAGACTAGTACCTTCACTTGTGCCTCTGCTGATTACTTGATCATATTTTGCCCTCCTCCTTATACCAGGTGAATTACATTTATACCCTTCCTATTTactgattttttgtttttctttcttagtTATTTGAAGATTTTTACTGTTATGACGTATCTGATCTAATTATATCTAGTGGCGAGTATAGGATTCTTTAGAATATGATACGAGAATGAGACATCTCAAATAGGTAAATTGGTTTGGAAAGATTGGGGAAAAACATCTATCATTTAAGTTTTTGAGTAGCTAAAGTTAAAATAGAATAGGTTTATCACATCCCGGGGTTTAAGAATAAGCAGTTTAAAGAGGAAATGGCAAGCAGGAAGGAGAGTGGTAACGTCGTGCTATATATCCGAAGCAGTAGCAGGCCAGGCACCGGTCTTTCTATCTTCTGGCTGTTACCAGAAGGAAAAAATCCCTAGTCCTATAGGTAATTAGCTCAACATTAAACCAAGTCCACTATTTAGTTCTCCTGTAGCATTGATTCCAGTTTAGTAtatcaattttagaaaatatatacacaaaacACCAAGTTTTAGTGATCACACGTTCATGTGTCCCACATTTTACTTATAAATTCGCCCTTGGTAGTAATGTGAAGGAGTCATGGCATATTTAAGTATGTGCCAACTAATATGTTCAGTCAAACATTGTCATATAAAATGAGTCATATAAAATGAGACTGAGGAAATAATAGTtcaattatgataaaaagcCTAAGCATGCACTAAATCCGCCTCAATGTGGTGTTTAAATGAGTAACGAGTTCCATTTGTGGACCTGAATAAAATGGAACAGGTGTAGATAATTTATGTAGTTGACTTCAAATAATTTAGAATTGAGGCATAGTGAAATTGATTGACATGATCTGGATAGTGGATGTGGGCATAAGAGATGGAAAGTAGTTCTGAGCATAATATAAACTTGGTTTGTTTTGACATACCAATaggaaaatttgaatgtttAACCTTTTCATTTTACCCTTAACGAGAATCTTTTATAGCCACACAAATGTATGACATATTTAAGAGCACAAGATTTAAACGGTCTGCATAAATTGATACTGTGGGAGTGTTAAAAAATGAATTGCCAACATGTCCTCCAAAATGT is part of the Solanum lycopersicum chromosome 1, SLM_r2.1 genome and harbors:
- the LOC101260879 gene encoding thaumatin-like protein 1b, encoding MDRLLIFLSLLLITFSLFSEVQSTTFKIVNRCRHTVWPGILTGADRAPVNPTGFVLKSGKSKTLKMPRAWSGRVWGRTLCSNEPSTGKFTCVTGDCGSGKVECAGAGAIPPASLAEFTLNGDQGLDFYDVSLVDGYNLPMLIVAKGGTGGCSATGCLVDLNGACPRDLRVASGGESVGCKSACLAFNDPIYCCSEAYNTPDTCHPSSYSLFFKHACPRSYSYAYDDKTSTFTCASADYLIIFCPPPYTSQKVLGARKDSAELPLVNKTMMYIGRRH